Sequence from the Panicum virgatum strain AP13 chromosome 5N, P.virgatum_v5, whole genome shotgun sequence genome:
TAAATTTGGGCCGATGACAAGATATGCTTTTATTTGTACCCCCTCCATTCCTCCTCCCTTGAGTTTTTAAGCCGTACTCTCATTTCGGTAGTAGGACAAACCTCTTTGACCAACAACATATTCCATTGATATGATATTTATTTAACGTAAAATTATATCCACAAAAGTATTTGTGAACACAAATCTAATATAGAATCATTTTATGTAAAAAAATCTATGTATGAATAGAGTTGCTATTGATCCTGGTCCTAGCGAAACAAAAAACAAGCTTTGTAAGTTCAGTAGGAGTACTTTAATTTTCACGCGGTTGACTTGATGTCTTGATCCGCAAGCCAATATTATGATAGAAACAAAGCATGTAAAAATATTTGGCATTGCACTGCCCTCTTGCCACCAATCATTCATGTATTAAATCCCTCCGGACCGGATCGGGCAACAACTTTCACTAAATTAAACGCTACGGAAACTTTCTAGCAGTTCTGACCAAAGAGGGTGTGTGTGACTTTCACTCCGTTCCCTTGGCTTGTCAGCCGATCAGCTAGCAGTGTTTTTCTTTCacatcaaatcagcaccagccactagcCATCAGCCAGTCAGCAATaattttctctcataacaaatcagcaccagctaccagccacaaCCACAGTAATTAGTCTCTGGGCTCACATCGACTTCAACCTTTGTGCGTACTGATTTGGCATCTCAAAAATTACATAATGGTTGAGTTTTTTTATTAGAGTATGCTTCTCGCTTTTTTCCCGATTTTTATGCATAATCTACCATGTGCAACAAGGTCCAAGGAAGCAATTACCCTAATAAATGCTATCTGAAATGACAATTATacatattaaatatataaatgAGAACTTTCATAAAATTAATTAGAAGTAAATAACTATAGTcttgatttttttataaaaaatgaaATGTATTCTTGTGACTGTGtgaaaatagaaaataataataatgctAGTAGCAACAAAACTATATCActttaaaatatttttgtttAGATGAGTGCCATTATTTTATCACAAAATTAACATTATAGGGTACGAGGCCAATCAGTTATTAAATTTTGAATCATGCATTCGTGCATTGTTACAAAAGAAACGCACGGACGGAGCCTACCAAGATATTTGTACGAGTAGCGCACAATGAACATGACGCGAGGTGAGCTAATCGAGCTCACGGGCCGGTAACATAAAACGAGCGATCCTTGGCCGCGAATCACCGGCACCACTCGCAAGTCGAAGCCAAATCCAAATCGGCATGGAACTTTCCCTGACACCACCCCTTGCTCtccagctcctgctcctgctcctcctacCCCTCCTCCCTCTGTTCAGTTTTCTCCTGCGCCGGGACCCCAAAAAGCAGCCTCGTGCTCATGGCCTCAAGGCCTACCCGCTCCTCGGCACACTCCCGCACTTCGTCAAGAACCAGGACCGCTTCCTCGAATGGTGCACCGACGTCATCAAGCGCGACCCCACGCACACCATGTCCTTCAAGGCGCTCGGCTTCACCGGCGGCGCCATCACCGCCAACCCGGCCAACGTCGAGCACATCCTCAAGACCAACTTCGCCAACTACCCCAAGGGCGAGGCCACGGTGTCCATGATCGAGGACTTCCTCGGGCGTGGCATCTTCAACTCCGACGGGGAACAGTGGCTGTGGCAGCGCAAGGCCGCCAGCTACGAGTTCAGCAAGCGCTCGCTGAGGAGCTTCGTCGTCGACGCCGTCCGCTTCGAGGTCGTCGAGCGGCTGCTGCCCCTGCTCGACCGGGCGCGCCAGGACGGGCGCACGCTGGACGTGCAGGACGTGCTGGAGCGCTTCGCGTTCGATAACATCTGCCGCGTGGCGTTCGGCGAGGACCCGGCGTGCCTCGCCGAGGAGAGCATGGCGGCGCCCCAGAGCGCCCAGTTCATGCGCGCCTTCAACGACGCGCAGAGCGCCATCACGGCCCGGTTCCTGTCGCCGTTCAGGTCGCTGTGGCGCCTCAAGAGGCttctcaacatggagcccgaGAGGCGGGTGAGCGAGGCGCTCCGCACCATCCACGGCTACGCCGACCGGATCGTCCGGGAGCGCCGGGAGAGAGGCGACGCCGGGCTGGCGGCCAGGGACGACTTCCTGTCGCGCTTCGCCGCgagcggcgagcacagcgacgAGAGCCTCCGGGCCGTGGTCACCAACTTCCTCCTCGCGGGGCGCGACACGACGTCGTCGGCGCTGTCCTGGTTCTTCTGGCTGGTGTCCACCCGGCCCGACGTGGAGGGCAGGATCGTGCGCGAGATCGCCGCGGTGCGGGCGTCCGGACCGGGGAGCacgcgcgccggcgcggcgacgtTCAGCTTCGACGAGCTGCGCGACATGCACTACCTCCACGCCGCCATCTCCGAGTCCATGCGGCTGTACCCGCCGGTGGCCATGGACTCGCACAGCTGCAAGGAGGACGACCTGCTGCCGGACGGCACGTTCGTCGGGAGAGGGTGGCTGGCGACCTACTCCGCGTACGCGATGGCGCGGGTGGAGGACGTGTGGGGCAAGGACTGCGAGGAGTTCAGGCCGGAGCGGTggctcggcgaggacggcgcgTTCCGGCCGGAGAGCCCGTTCAAGTACCCGGTCTTCCACGCCGGGCCGCGGATGTGCCTCGGCAAGGAGATGGCGTACATCCAGATGAAATCCATCGTGGCGTGCGTGTTCGAGAGGTTCGGCCTCCAGTTtgtcggcgg
This genomic interval carries:
- the LOC120676737 gene encoding cytochrome P450 94B3-like, with protein sequence MELSLTPPLALQLLLLLLLPLLPLFSFLLRRDPKKQPRAHGLKAYPLLGTLPHFVKNQDRFLEWCTDVIKRDPTHTMSFKALGFTGGAITANPANVEHILKTNFANYPKGEATVSMIEDFLGRGIFNSDGEQWLWQRKAASYEFSKRSLRSFVVDAVRFEVVERLLPLLDRARQDGRTLDVQDVLERFAFDNICRVAFGEDPACLAEESMAAPQSAQFMRAFNDAQSAITARFLSPFRSLWRLKRLLNMEPERRVSEALRTIHGYADRIVRERRERGDAGLAARDDFLSRFAASGEHSDESLRAVVTNFLLAGRDTTSSALSWFFWLVSTRPDVEGRIVREIAAVRASGPGSTRAGAATFSFDELRDMHYLHAAISESMRLYPPVAMDSHSCKEDDLLPDGTFVGRGWLATYSAYAMARVEDVWGKDCEEFRPERWLGEDGAFRPESPFKYPVFHAGPRMCLGKEMAYIQMKSIVACVFERFGLQFVGGEEPPGLVLSFTLRMEGGLPMKVIERSVI